A window of the Bdellovibrio sp. ZAP7 genome harbors these coding sequences:
- a CDS encoding glycosyltransferase family 39 protein: protein MKDLKRLWLISLFVKLILAALIPLSADEAYYWVWSHRLQLSYFDHPPMVAWLFSLGHFLEPFLHSVRWPAVILGHASIWVGIKLLSRHMDLEKIRTWIYLVLFSPLLGFGSLIVTPDLPVIFFWIVSLYYLDQVLEKKDLKNYAAFGVALGLGFCAKYHIVLFVPCLLLYLLIEKKWTAVNWKLVPVTLIAGLVFCLPVILWNYQNDFASFRFQLEHGFERPHYNPEWTISYVLAQIVIIFPWVLWAAIRVKPAKPVRYMMYFAWLPLLFFLGTSFKALVEANWPIIAYPAVFMLAAMHPRMSQWKKYYVGFFGMIIAAAVVILLVPQFRTIDPKINEPFALQNLAQETAEYQPLYGDSYQMSSSLWYFSKSPVFKLKDISRFDFFDTLPEAKPAGNKFYLVKHQGNGLPQWLSEQQWTYQEIKKIAPDFVVLEFTRP, encoded by the coding sequence TTGAAAGACCTCAAACGACTTTGGCTTATCAGCCTTTTCGTCAAACTGATTCTTGCGGCACTGATTCCACTCAGTGCCGATGAAGCTTACTACTGGGTCTGGTCTCACCGTCTGCAACTAAGTTATTTCGATCATCCGCCGATGGTGGCATGGCTGTTTTCTTTAGGACATTTTCTTGAGCCTTTTCTACATTCCGTGCGCTGGCCTGCAGTTATCCTGGGGCATGCTTCTATTTGGGTCGGAATCAAACTGCTAAGCAGGCACATGGATCTGGAAAAGATTCGTACTTGGATTTACTTGGTGTTGTTCTCTCCCCTTTTGGGATTTGGCTCTTTGATCGTTACACCGGATTTACCCGTGATCTTTTTCTGGATCGTGAGCCTGTACTATTTGGATCAGGTACTGGAGAAAAAAGATCTTAAAAACTATGCCGCTTTCGGTGTGGCATTGGGTTTGGGATTCTGCGCGAAATACCACATCGTTCTTTTTGTTCCCTGCCTTCTTTTGTATCTGCTAATCGAAAAAAAATGGACTGCCGTTAACTGGAAACTAGTTCCCGTAACATTGATCGCGGGCTTGGTATTCTGCCTGCCGGTGATTCTGTGGAACTATCAGAATGATTTTGCCTCCTTCAGGTTTCAGCTTGAACATGGCTTTGAAAGACCGCACTACAATCCAGAGTGGACAATTTCATACGTGCTTGCCCAGATCGTTATTATCTTCCCTTGGGTTCTTTGGGCCGCAATTCGTGTCAAGCCCGCAAAACCTGTTCGCTATATGATGTATTTCGCGTGGCTGCCGTTGTTGTTCTTCCTGGGCACCTCGTTTAAGGCTCTGGTAGAAGCGAATTGGCCTATCATCGCTTATCCTGCGGTATTTATGTTAGCGGCCATGCACCCACGCATGTCACAGTGGAAAAAATATTACGTCGGTTTCTTTGGAATGATTATCGCAGCTGCCGTAGTGATCTTGTTGGTGCCACAATTCAGAACGATTGATCCAAAAATTAATGAGCCCTTTGCTCTTCAAAATTTGGCGCAAGAAACTGCTGAATATCAGCCGCTGTATGGCGACTCCTATCAAATGTCATCTTCGCTGTGGTATTTCAGCAAATCACCCGTGTTTAAGCTGAAAGACATCAGTCGTTTTGACTTTTTCGACACGCTTCCCGAAGCAAAACCTGCTGGAAACAAGTTTTATTTAGTGAAGCATCAAGGCAATGGTTTACCCCAGTGGCTTTCCGAACAACAATGGACTTATCAGGAGATTAAGAAAATCGCTCCTGACTTTGTTGTTTTGGAATTCACACGACCATGA